One segment of Podospora pseudopauciseta strain CBS 411.78 chromosome 5 map unlocalized CBS411.78m_5.2, whole genome shotgun sequence DNA contains the following:
- a CDS encoding uncharacterized protein (EggNog:ENOG503P4WN; COG:S), with translation MALISSRTILTSLSLFHLTLSFLFLTNPTAISDQSIVSLLGDSLALPPSRSFDVPTPALAFLSFLLAFLAISDLATLSYPDEISLITHWGTQAPLRVSICFSLSIYSFFFSPSSPIFYHHDESAKSRFVNHPNMHQALNNNPGYVPSGWGGDALKNRVFFTFVFVETMAWFWTWVTLGEEQQGILARAARERAKRRGSGSF, from the coding sequence ATGGCCCTAATATCCTCCCGCACgatcctcacctccctctccctcttccacctgaccctctccttcctcttcctgacCAACCCAACCGCCATCTCCGACCAAAGCATCGTCTCCCTCCTGGGCgactccctcgccctccctccctcccgaTCCTTCGACgtccccacccccgccctcGCCTTTTtatccttcctcctcgccttcctcgccattTCCGACTTAGCCACCCTCTCCTACCCGGACGAaatctccctcatcacccactGGGGCACCCAAGCCCCCCTCCGAGTCTCAATCTGCTTCTCCCTCTCAATctactccttcttcttctcgccttcctcccccatcttctATCACCACGACGAGTCCGCCAAAAGTCGCTTTGTCAACCACCCCAATATGCATCAAGCGCTGAACAATAACCCGGGGTATGTCCCCTCTGGCTGGGGGGGTGATGCCTTGAAAAACAGGGTGTTTTTCACGTTTGTTTTTGTCGAGACGATGGCTTGGTTTTGGACTTGGGTTACGTTGGGCGAGGAGCAGCAGGGGATTTTGGCTAGGGCTGCTAGGGAGAGGGCtaagaggagggggagtggaaGTTTTTAA
- the CDC43 gene encoding geranylgeranyl transferase type-1 subunit beta (COG:O; EggNog:ENOG503NUSI) — protein MTADDPPNPEPTLDIDRHLKYWKMCLQSPLPHHYLSNEGNRMALAYFIINSIAILTPHTDNNNNNTTDNNLITPQDRRKLRKWVLSHQHPGGGFSPASSLVYPLHGYEQSEPETGSQPAEAAGMANAPGTLFALQLLALLADEDDPERAFDGVDRAQTLRWLRRLQRKDGSFGEVLRLLPGQGWFIGGGYDMRYCYIAASIRWMLRGDVEEGEPGWVEDIDKERLTSYILSSQTYDGGFAGSSQEEPHAGYAYCAISALSLLDRPLQTTSQPPPPSPLLSRIRDLPALIHWLTSRQFIYLEHPPPVPEKEEEEEDPVNFLLPPLTSLSLSPPLIASNGRTNKVADTCYTWWVVAALSNLCQLQLLGDWAPARRFLLEKMAHRIGGFSKYPGGPPDVYHSCFGLTVMSLMGEPGLQKLDGGLAVPVVTVGVIEQARGELLRRARGEGKGKGKGVVELGLRMRGGTTRPGWLRGVN, from the exons ATGACAGCAGACGACCCCCCTAACCCCGAGCCGACGCTCGACATTGACAGACACCTAAAATACTGGAAGATGTGCCTCcagtcccccctcccccaccactaCCTCTCCAACGAAGGAAACCGCATGGCCCTGGCCtacttcatcatcaactctATCGCCATACTCACACCTCATACtgataacaacaacaacaacaccactgATAACAACCTCATCACTCCGCAGGACCGGAGAAAGCTCCGAAAATGGGTCCTCTCCCATCAGCACCCAGGAGGTGGCTTCTCCCCTGCCTCGTCACTTGTCTACCCCCTTCACGGTTATGAGCAGTCGGAGCCAGAAACAGGATCTCAACCGGCAGAAGCAGCCGGAATGGCCAATGCGCCAGGGACTTTATTTGCACTGCAGCTACTGGCGCTGTTGGCAGATGAGGATGATCCAGAGAGGGCATTCGACGGGGTCGACAGAGCACAAACACTCCGCTGGTTACGGAGGCTGCAGAGAAAGGACGGGAGTTtcggggaggtgttgaggttgctgCCTGGTCAGGGGTGGTTCATCGGGGGAGGGTACGACATGCGGTATTGCTACATCGCCGCGTCGATACGGtggatgttgaggggggatgtcgaggagggtgagccAGGGTGGGTGGAGGATATTGACAAGGAGAGGTTGACGAGTTATATCCTCAGCAGTCAG ACATACGACGGCGGCTTCGCAGGCAGCTCACAGGAAGAACCCCATGCGGGATATGCCTACTGCGCCATCTCTGCGCTTTCCCTCCTCGACCGCCCGTTGCAAACaaccagccaaccaccccctccctccccattaCTCTCCCGCATCCGTGACCTCCCCGCCTTAATCCACTGGCTCACCTCCCGCCAATTCATCTACCTCGAACACCCACCCCCTGTtccagaaaaagaagaagaagaagaagacccagtcaacttcctcctcccccctctcacatccctttctctctctccacccCTCATAGCCTCCAACGGCCGCACAAACAAAGTAGCCGACACGTGTTACACCTGGTGGGTCGTAGCAGCGCTATCCAACCTCTGCCAGTTGCAGCTACTCGGCGACTGGGCACCAGCGAGACGGTTCCTGCTGGAGAAGATGGCGCATCGGATAGGCGGGTTTAGTAAATACCCCGGTGGACCACCGGACGTGTACCACAGCTGTTTTGGGCTGACGGTCATGTCATTGATGGGCGAGCCGGGATTGCAGAAgttggatggggggttggcggtgccGGTTGTGACGGTGGGGGTTATTGAACAGGCGAGGGGGGAGTTGTTGAGAagggcgaggggggaggggaaggggaaggggaagggggtggtggaattggggttgaggatgaggggagggacGACGAGGccggggtggttgaggggggttaaTTAG
- a CDS encoding uncharacterized protein (MEROPS:MER0026479; EggNog:ENOG503NUCZ; COG:E), with the protein MKRISQALLLCSALYPPAAHATPTPHADGPFYRHDLLALHKNLVEIPSLSGTEEDAALFLQEYLGNQNYSVELQPIPAGLNTGSNATCNVLAWPTARKPSTADFKLLITSHIDVVPPYIPYKTTPSGPITPDTLISGRGSVDAKASLAAQLIALSTLLSSESISPSDVMLLFVVGEETSGLGMKEFSRRSRSSSKVSLFGSSSDEKQYRFASAIFGEPTENKLACGHKGITNGIVRSRGKAGHSGYPQLGKSANEVLIRSLHTILNTDLGSSERYGNTTVNIGVLEGGVAANVIPKSASARLAVRVASGSQKEGHKDVIAKIEHILKETDGDALSSEWFGGYGPVKCKCEVDGFETMVASYGTDVPNLEGGHTSYLYGPGSILVAHGDDEGLRVRDLEEAVEGYRKLILHVLGDGEEEGGEEGDL; encoded by the coding sequence ATGAAGCGGATCTCACAGGCACTGCTGCTATGCAGCGCATTGTACCCACCAGCAGCACATGCGACCCCTACGCCGCACGCCGACGGCCCGTTCTACCGCCatgacctcctcgcccttcACAAGAACCTCGTTGAGATACCCTCCCTCAGTGGcaccgaggaggacgccGCTCTGTTCCTTCAGGAATATCTCGGCAATCAAAACTACTCTGTCGAGCTTCAACCTATTCCAGCTGGGTTAAACACAGGCTCGAATGCGACATGCAATGTCCTGGCTTGGCCCACAGCTAGGAAGCCCAGCACCGCCGACTTCAAGCTCCTCATCACATCCCACATCGATGTCGTCCCACCATATATTCCCTACAAAACCACACCGTCAGGGCCAATCACTCCAGACACCCTCATCTCCGGCCGCGGTTCCGTCGATGCGAAAGCCTCTCTTGCAGCGCAGCTCATCGCTTtatccaccctcctctcctcggaATCTATCTCCCCATCCGACGTGATGCTCCTCTTCGTAGTTGGCGAAGAAACTTCCGGCCTCGGCATGAAGGAGTTCTCCCGCCGctcccgcagcagcagcaaggttTCTCTctttggcagcagcagcgacgaAAAGCAGTACCGCTTTGCCTCTGCCATCTTTGGCGAACCTACAGAGAACAAACTTGCGTGCGGCCACAAGGGGATTACCAATGGGATTGTTCGCTCTCGAGGAAAGGCTGGTCATTCAGGCTACCCACAGCTAGGCAAATCTGCCAATGAGGTGCTGATTCGCAGTTTGCACACTATCCTCAACACTGACCTTGGTTCGAGCGAGAGGTACGGCAACACGACAGTTAATATCGGGGTtctggaggggggggtggcaGCGAATGTGATACCCAAGTCGGCGAGCGCTAGACTTGCTGTTCGGGTGGCATCGGGAAGTCAAAAGGAGGGACATAAGGATGTTATCGCCAAGATTGAGCACATTCTCAAGGAGACAGACGGGGATGCGCTCAGTTCAGAGTGGTTTGGCGGGTATGGACCGGTCAAGTGCAAGTGTGAAGTTGACGGGTTTGAGACTATGGTTGCGAGTTATGGGACTGATGTTCCGAatttggagggggggcatACGAGTTATCTCTATGGGCCGGGGAGTATCCTTGTTGCGcatggggatgatgaagggttgagggtgagggacctggaggaggcggtggaggggtatAGGAAGTTGATTTTGCATGTgttgggtgatggggaggaggaggggggggaggagggggatttgtGA
- the MRI1 gene encoding S-methyl-5-thioribose-1-phosphate isomerase (EggNog:ENOG503NVZ3; COG:E) — protein sequence MRWQNPLRCRVWHVNAWPWSSHRFLAMQLTSVTLNFQKLPHQNFCAVAGHLMTVPAACTTERYLLFQAQEQADSLCKNPGELLTIFKNGWSRLTTNFVSSKTSKHIYKMATLQAIKYSRGKLLVLDQLRLPHENHYDEVSTAEEAFDCIRSMRVRGAPAIAIVAALAHAVELHNGDCTATEPEEVIAHIEKRLDYLKESRPTAVDLSNAITLLKLATRAANLEGLAHPEAKEAILNTYIQTAEEILAKDLHNNTSIGSHGAAWLQQQYNASSEKPISVLTHCNTGSLATSGHGTALGIIRTLHSEGLLKHAYCTETRPYNQGSRLTSFELVFEGIPSTLITDSMAGALFNLHRERMNIGAVIVGADRVVRNGDTANKIGTYQLAVLARHHGVKFVVAAPTTSIDLETENGSAIEIEERKREELTQISGAIVNEDGTVDTSKTARVAIADQRIGVWNPAFDVTPHELIDAIVTERGTVVKGADGKFDFSQVLPERLASVAARQL from the exons ATGCGGTGGCAGAATCCCCTGAGATGCAGGGTGTGGCACGTCAATGCATGGCCATGGAGCTCTCACCGCTTCTTGGCGATGCAGCTCACCTCCGTCACCTTGAATTTCCAGAAACTGCCCCACCAAAACTTTTGCGCAGTGGCGGGGCATCTGATGACAGTCCCGGCCGCTTGCACCACCGAGAGATATTTGCTATTTCAGGCTCAAGAGCAGGCAGATTCCCTGTGTAAAAATCCAGGGGAACTTTTGACAATCTTCAAAAACGGCTGGTCACGTTTGACAACAAATTTTGTGTCTTCAAAGACCTCGAAACACATCTACAAAATGGCCACCCTTCAAGCTATCAAGTATTCGCGGGGCAAGCTGTTAGTCCTTGACCAGCTCAGACTGCCCCATGAGAACCACTACGATGAGGTGTCAACTGCCGAAGAGGCTTTTGACTGCATCCGCTCCATGAGAGTTAGAGGCGCCCCCGCTATTGCCATCGTCGCTGCTTTGGCCCATGCGGTTGAATTGCACAATGGCGACTGCA CTGCCACTGAGCCCGAAGAGGTCATTGCGCATATTGAAAAGAGACTTGACTACCTCAAGGAGAGCAGGCCAACGGCTGTTGATCTCTCCAACGCCATCACACTTCTCAAGCTGGCCACTAGAGCCGCCAACCTCGAGGGTTTGGCGCACCCTGAGGCTAAGGAGGCCATCTTGAACACCTACATCCAGACGGCCGAGGAGATTCTCGCCAAGGACCtccacaacaacacctcTATAGGCTCTCATGGTGCCGCCTGGTTGCAACAGCAGTACAATGCCTCTTCTGAAAAGCCCATCTCCGTCCTCACGCACTGCAACACCGGTTCCCTCGCAACCTCGGGCCACGGCACTGCCCTTGGCATCATCCGCACTCTTCACTCCGAGGGTCTCCTCAAGCACGCCTACTGCACCGAGACTCGTCCTTACAACCAAGGCAGTCGTCTTACTTCCTTCGAGCTCGTCTTCGAGGgcatcccctccaccctgATCACCGACAGCATGGCTGGTGCTctcttcaacctccaccgTGAGCGCATGAACATTGGCGCCGTCATTGTCGGCGCTGACCGCGTTGTCCGCAACGGAGATACTGCCAACAAGATTGGTACCTATCAGCTGGCTGTGCTGGCTCGTCACCACGGTGTCAAGTTTGTTGTCGCTGCGCCAACAACCAGCATCGACCTCGAGACTGAGAACGGAAGCGCTATCGAGATCGAGGAGCGCAAGCGTGAAGAGCTGACACAAATCAGTGGTGCCATTGTCAACGAGGACGGAACTGTCGATACCAGCAAGACTGCTAGAGTTGCGATTGCCGATCAGAGAATTGGGGTCTGGAACCCAGCTTTCGATGTGACTCCCCATGAGCTGATCGATGCCATTGTCACTGAGCGGGGAACCGTGGTGAAGGGTGCGGACGGCAAGTTTGACTTTAGCCAAGTGTTGCCCGAGCGGTTGGCCTCTGTTGCTGCTCGTCAGCTATGA